In Mangrovivirga cuniculi, the following proteins share a genomic window:
- a CDS encoding Glu/Leu/Phe/Val family dehydrogenase: MQELKDLDQAKAVAGSDGAAIFSQMTEMEHEQVVFCYDEPTGLKAIIGVHNTVLGPALGGTRMWNYANDSEALTDVLRLSRGMTFKNALAGLNIGGGKAVIIGDPKKLKNEAFLRRFGRFVESLNGKYVTAEDVSMNTSDMVHIGVETKHVTGLPEYMGGMGDPSPVTAYGTYAGMKAAAKRVYGKDELEGKKVLVQGVGNVGEYLVNHLTKENAKVYISDINQDRLDHVNKQYGAEIVDPKDVYSFDMDIYAPCALGATLNDDTIPQLKCQIVAGAANNQLKDEKKHGAELIDRGIVYAPDFLINAGGVINVYMEYAKMGTSKMAYEQSDKIYDTLLEALDRAEKEKITPQEAAMKMALDRIEKIGKVKLSY, from the coding sequence ATGCAAGAATTAAAAGATTTAGATCAGGCTAAAGCGGTTGCCGGTTCAGACGGAGCGGCGATATTTAGTCAGATGACCGAAATGGAGCACGAGCAAGTTGTCTTTTGTTATGATGAGCCAACAGGTTTAAAAGCAATTATCGGAGTTCATAACACAGTTTTAGGTCCTGCCCTGGGAGGAACCAGAATGTGGAATTATGCCAACGATAGTGAAGCTCTTACTGATGTTTTGAGGCTTTCAAGAGGAATGACTTTTAAAAATGCACTTGCGGGATTGAATATTGGTGGAGGAAAAGCTGTGATCATCGGAGATCCCAAAAAGCTTAAGAACGAAGCATTTTTAAGAAGATTTGGCCGTTTTGTCGAAAGTCTGAATGGTAAATATGTGACCGCAGAGGATGTAAGTATGAATACATCTGATATGGTCCACATTGGCGTTGAAACAAAACATGTTACCGGATTGCCAGAATACATGGGAGGAATGGGAGATCCTTCACCTGTAACGGCTTACGGAACCTATGCGGGAATGAAGGCTGCCGCAAAAAGAGTGTATGGCAAAGATGAGCTGGAAGGCAAAAAGGTGCTTGTTCAAGGTGTTGGAAATGTCGGTGAATATCTTGTAAATCACCTGACAAAAGAAAATGCCAAAGTATATATTTCAGATATTAATCAGGACAGACTGGACCATGTGAACAAGCAGTACGGAGCTGAGATTGTAGATCCGAAAGATGTTTATTCATTTGATATGGATATTTATGCTCCTTGTGCTCTTGGGGCAACATTAAACGATGATACGATTCCTCAGTTGAAGTGCCAGATTGTGGCCGGCGCTGCAAATAATCAGCTAAAAGATGAGAAAAAGCACGGAGCAGAACTTATTGATCGTGGTATCGTATATGCTCCTGACTTCCTGATAAATGCAGGAGGAGTGATCAATGTCTACATGGAATACGCGAAAATGGGTACTTCAAAAATGGCATATGAGCAATCTGATAAGATATATGATACATTACTTGAAGCACTTGACAGAGCTGAAAAAGAAAAGATCACTCCACAAGAGGCAGCAATGAAAATGGCTCTTGACAGAATTGAGAAAATAGGAAAGGTAAAACTTTCGTACTAA
- a CDS encoding ABC transporter ATP-binding protein, with protein sequence MKELKHLNKYLYKYKHLILLGLLFVIISNIFVIAPAPIVRHAIDYVTGTLKPYHLMEGTGLQDNLLDQIFGHIAWFVILIILMAVGRGIFLFLVRQTIIVMSRYIEFDLKNEIYNHYQELPLGFYRKNNTGDLMARISEDVSRVRMYLGPAIMYGLNLVTLFLMVIPYMISINPKLTLYALIPLPILSISIYYVNNIINKRSEEIQRSLSGLSTFVQEAFSGIRVIKSFVREEDSAKNFTKESNNYKHKNLRLVFVNALFLPLIMGLIGLSVILTVYIGGNEVILGNITVGNIAEFIIYVNMLTWPVTSLGWITSIIQRAEASQGRINEFLNTKNEIISEKNIDKNLKGKITFENVTFKYPDSGITALKDISFEIDKGKSLAVIGTTGSGKSTLANLISRMYDANEGQVRIDDIPIRDIKVERLRSSLGYVPQDVFLFSDSIKNNIAFGTQNLTDEQIHQAAKDADVYYNIIDFPNQFETVLGERGITLSGGQKQRVSLARAIVRNPKILILDDSLSAVDTKTENAILNSLQEIMKGKTSVIISHRVSSAKLADHIIVLDEGRIVEKGTHDELMNNRGPYFELYEKQLTSEDSGQTQEL encoded by the coding sequence GTGAAAGAACTTAAGCACCTCAATAAATATCTTTATAAATACAAACATTTAATCCTGCTCGGATTGCTGTTCGTCATCATAAGTAACATTTTTGTTATTGCTCCTGCTCCTATTGTCAGGCATGCAATAGATTATGTTACCGGAACGCTGAAACCTTACCATCTCATGGAGGGGACAGGTCTTCAGGATAATTTACTCGATCAGATCTTCGGGCACATTGCATGGTTTGTTATCCTTATTATTCTAATGGCTGTAGGGCGAGGTATCTTTCTTTTCCTGGTCAGACAAACGATCATTGTCATGTCACGGTATATTGAGTTTGATCTTAAAAATGAGATTTATAACCATTACCAGGAATTACCACTGGGTTTTTACAGAAAAAACAATACCGGTGACCTGATGGCAAGAATTTCAGAGGACGTCAGCCGCGTTAGAATGTATCTTGGACCAGCAATAATGTACGGATTAAACCTCGTTACCTTATTCCTGATGGTTATTCCATACATGATCTCAATTAACCCAAAACTTACATTATATGCTCTGATCCCTTTGCCGATTTTATCGATCAGTATTTATTATGTAAATAATATTATCAATAAAAGATCGGAAGAGATTCAACGATCATTATCAGGTCTGAGTACATTCGTTCAGGAAGCCTTTTCGGGTATCCGGGTGATAAAATCTTTTGTAAGAGAAGAAGACTCGGCCAAAAATTTTACTAAAGAAAGCAATAATTATAAACATAAAAATCTACGTCTTGTCTTCGTTAATGCACTTTTCCTCCCTCTAATTATGGGGTTGATCGGTCTTAGTGTGATTTTGACAGTATACATCGGGGGTAACGAGGTGATTCTTGGAAATATTACAGTTGGTAACATTGCTGAGTTTATTATTTATGTGAACATGCTAACCTGGCCGGTAACTTCACTAGGCTGGATTACAAGTATTATTCAACGAGCCGAAGCATCACAGGGAAGAATAAATGAATTCCTGAACACCAAAAATGAAATCATCTCTGAAAAAAATATCGATAAGAATTTAAAAGGAAAAATCACCTTTGAAAATGTAACTTTTAAATATCCTGACTCAGGCATTACTGCTCTAAAAGATATTTCATTTGAGATCGATAAAGGAAAGTCATTAGCTGTAATCGGCACTACAGGTTCGGGCAAATCCACTTTAGCTAACCTGATAAGTCGAATGTATGATGCAAATGAGGGACAGGTTCGGATCGATGATATTCCAATTAGAGATATAAAAGTTGAGCGACTGAGAAGTTCTTTGGGTTACGTTCCTCAGGATGTTTTTCTTTTCAGTGATTCGATTAAAAATAATATCGCTTTTGGAACCCAAAACCTCACTGACGAGCAAATTCACCAGGCAGCCAAAGATGCCGACGTGTATTATAACATTATCGACTTCCCTAATCAGTTCGAAACTGTTTTAGGCGAAAGGGGAATTACTCTGAGTGGCGGACAAAAACAACGGGTTTCTCTTGCCAGGGCAATAGTAAGAAATCCGAAAATTCTGATTCTGGATGATTCACTTTCTGCAGTTGACACTAAGACTGAAAATGCTATCCTAAATAGCTTACAGGAAATCATGAAGGGAAAAACCTCAGTCATCATATCTCACAGGGTTTCTTCTGCCAAGCTTGCTGATCACATCATTGTATTGGATGAAGGAAGAATTGTTGAAAAAGGAACTCACGATGAACTAATGAATAACAGGGGACCTTATTTCGAATTATATGAAAAACAGTTAACTTCAGAGGATTCAGGTCAAACCCAGGAATTATGA
- a CDS encoding GAF domain-containing protein: protein MAETLLIPDQATKEDIYQSIKPQIQALISGETDKVANQANVAAALKEAFDFFWVGFYMVKEDELVLGPFQGPIACTRIKRGKGVCGKAWDQAETMLVPDVDAFPGHIACSSASKSEIVVPVIAEGRVKGVLDIDSKEINDFDEVDRKHLEELMQLIAENL, encoded by the coding sequence ATGGCAGAAACACTTTTAATTCCAGACCAGGCGACAAAGGAAGATATTTACCAATCTATAAAGCCTCAGATTCAGGCGTTGATTAGTGGAGAAACGGATAAAGTAGCTAATCAAGCCAATGTAGCTGCCGCTTTAAAAGAAGCGTTCGACTTTTTTTGGGTGGGATTTTATATGGTGAAAGAGGATGAGTTGGTGTTGGGACCCTTTCAAGGGCCAATAGCCTGTACCAGAATTAAAAGGGGTAAGGGTGTTTGTGGTAAAGCGTGGGATCAGGCTGAAACAATGTTGGTTCCTGATGTCGATGCTTTCCCCGGGCATATTGCCTGCAGTAGTGCTTCCAAATCTGAAATTGTCGTACCTGTGATAGCTGAAGGTCGGGTAAAAGGTGTTTTAGATATTGATAGCAAAGAAATTAATGACTTCGATGAGGTTGATAGGAAGCACCTTGAGGAACTAATGCAGTTGATCGCAGAGAATCTTTAA
- the ribD gene encoding bifunctional diaminohydroxyphosphoribosylaminopyrimidine deaminase/5-amino-6-(5-phosphoribosylamino)uracil reductase RibD, with protein sequence MSSAEDKKYMQRAIQLAEYGRGYVSPNPLVGCVLVKDGRIIGEGWHRRHGENHAEVNAIESVSDKSQIKGCTAYVTLEPCAHYGNTPPCANRLVEEKVQKVIIGHRDPNPKVNGGGIKILKDAGIAVEVGLLEEECRYQNRVFLTNMELERPFIVLKWAQTSDGFVARKNFDSKWISNSLSRQQVHKLRAEIDGILVGYNTIYYDNPELTTRDWPGKNPVRVILDPRNELTDRKLNIYNKKARTIIFNSAENSDNDNIQKIKLVDFDPSFVLEKLYEEGVRSVLVEGGSITLGRWINTGEWDEAQVFVSPTTFDNGIPAPIITGQGKLKKEKQIEDDIVQIWINN encoded by the coding sequence ATGAGTTCGGCAGAGGACAAAAAATACATGCAAAGAGCTATTCAATTAGCAGAATATGGGAGAGGCTACGTTAGCCCTAATCCGTTAGTTGGATGTGTCCTGGTAAAAGATGGCCGGATTATCGGGGAAGGCTGGCATCGAAGGCATGGTGAAAATCATGCTGAGGTCAATGCTATTGAATCAGTTTCCGATAAATCACAAATTAAAGGGTGTACAGCTTACGTTACTCTTGAGCCTTGTGCACACTATGGTAACACACCTCCCTGTGCCAATAGATTGGTTGAAGAAAAAGTACAGAAAGTAATAATCGGCCATCGCGATCCAAATCCTAAAGTTAATGGAGGAGGAATCAAGATCTTAAAAGATGCCGGTATTGCAGTTGAAGTTGGATTGCTGGAAGAAGAATGCCGGTATCAAAACCGTGTCTTTTTGACTAATATGGAGCTTGAGCGACCTTTTATTGTGCTCAAATGGGCTCAGACAAGCGATGGTTTTGTCGCAAGGAAAAATTTTGATTCTAAATGGATAAGCAATTCACTTTCGAGGCAGCAGGTTCATAAATTAAGAGCTGAGATCGATGGTATTTTGGTTGGGTATAATACTATTTATTATGACAATCCGGAATTAACCACGAGAGACTGGCCTGGAAAGAATCCGGTTAGAGTTATCCTGGATCCGAGAAATGAATTGACAGACAGAAAGCTTAATATCTACAATAAGAAAGCCAGAACTATAATATTTAATTCTGCCGAAAATTCTGATAATGATAATATTCAAAAGATCAAATTAGTGGATTTTGATCCTTCTTTTGTACTGGAAAAGCTATATGAAGAAGGAGTGAGGTCTGTTTTGGTCGAAGGCGGGAGTATTACTCTGGGCAGGTGGATTAACACAGGGGAATGGGACGAAGCCCAGGTCTTTGTTTCGCCCACCACATTTGATAATGGAATTCCGGCACCAATTATAACCGGGCAGGGAAAACTTAAAAAAGAGAAACAAATTGAAGATGATATCGTTCAAATTTGGATAAACAATTAA
- the prmC gene encoding peptide chain release factor N(5)-glutamine methyltransferase, whose product MALTSSKELYDQINKKLSGFIDIQEAQSYTFFILEYLFGLERIDVMMGKEVDFSAEKQTRLNKIYHRVKQQEPVQYIFERAWFYGRTFKVDPRVLIPRGETEELVDLIIKEHREKKNLLIADFGTGTGCIPITLALELKEAEVYGIDYSEDIIRLALMNGMINKADVGFMVADILKDKIELPELDIIVSNPPYIRESEKQDMKSNVLDYEPGEALFVSDDDPLIFYKNIADHALEMLKPDGFLYFEINEALGSQVETMLFNKGFNLVKVIQDIHGKERIVSARKP is encoded by the coding sequence ATGGCATTAACAAGTTCAAAGGAATTATACGATCAGATAAACAAAAAGCTATCCGGATTTATCGATATTCAGGAAGCTCAATCATATACTTTTTTTATTCTCGAATATCTTTTCGGCCTGGAGCGAATAGATGTTATGATGGGTAAGGAGGTGGACTTCAGTGCTGAAAAACAAACTCGACTCAATAAAATTTATCACCGGGTAAAACAGCAAGAACCTGTTCAATATATATTTGAACGTGCCTGGTTTTATGGACGAACATTTAAGGTTGATCCGAGAGTTTTAATTCCCCGTGGAGAAACTGAAGAACTGGTTGATCTCATTATTAAAGAACACCGTGAAAAAAAGAACTTGCTAATTGCTGATTTTGGCACCGGAACAGGATGCATACCGATTACCCTGGCTCTGGAATTAAAAGAAGCAGAAGTTTATGGTATAGATTACAGCGAAGATATTATTCGGCTTGCATTGATGAATGGAATGATAAATAAAGCGGACGTAGGTTTTATGGTTGCTGACATTCTTAAAGACAAAATTGAACTACCGGAATTAGACATCATCGTTTCTAATCCACCATATATCCGGGAATCGGAAAAACAGGATATGAAATCAAATGTATTAGACTATGAGCCTGGGGAAGCACTCTTTGTCTCCGACGATGACCCGTTGATCTTTTATAAAAACATAGCTGATCACGCATTGGAAATGCTTAAACCAGATGGTTTTTTATATTTTGAGATTAATGAAGCACTAGGCTCACAGGTTGAAACAATGTTATTTAACAAGGGGTTCAACCTGGTTAAAGTTATCCAGGATATTCACGGAAAAGAAAGGATAGTCTCTGCCAGGAAGCCTTAA
- a CDS encoding DMT family transporter produces the protein MKEDQLPTGPLPWILLLVLTLIWGSSFILIKKALLGFNAPQVGALRVISAGVVLIPVAIYHLRKIKPKDYLPLFIPGFSGTLLPAFFFAIAQTSLSSGVTGVLNALTPMFTLLIGVLFWKKKALRSQMVGLLIGFIGSAFLIIAGESGEISLNSYAFFVMAATFCYGINLNFIKVRLYHLHPIAITSVSLVFVLPIALIYFFSEAGVVDYILSNEQAQWSLLAVSVLGVVGTAIALMIFNTLVQLTSPVFTSTVTYFIPIVAIIWGLWDGENLYLMHYIGMVGILAGVYLVNKKPKIG, from the coding sequence ATGAAGGAAGATCAATTACCAACCGGGCCACTGCCCTGGATTTTACTTTTAGTGCTCACATTGATTTGGGGTAGTTCATTTATTCTGATCAAGAAAGCTCTGTTGGGTTTTAATGCTCCCCAGGTAGGAGCGTTGAGGGTTATTTCTGCCGGAGTCGTTCTGATTCCTGTAGCGATCTATCACCTGAGAAAAATTAAGCCAAAGGATTATTTGCCCTTGTTCATTCCAGGATTTTCCGGAACATTATTACCTGCTTTCTTTTTTGCTATTGCTCAAACAAGTCTTTCTAGTGGTGTTACCGGTGTTTTGAATGCATTAACTCCCATGTTTACTCTTCTGATCGGGGTGTTGTTCTGGAAGAAAAAAGCCTTGCGCTCTCAGATGGTTGGTCTTTTAATCGGTTTTATTGGGAGTGCGTTTTTGATTATTGCCGGAGAATCAGGAGAGATTTCATTAAATAGCTATGCTTTCTTCGTGATGGCTGCTACATTTTGTTACGGTATCAATCTGAACTTTATAAAAGTAAGATTATATCATCTGCACCCAATAGCAATTACTTCTGTTTCTTTAGTGTTTGTTCTTCCGATTGCATTAATATATTTCTTTTCCGAGGCAGGCGTTGTTGATTATATCCTCAGTAATGAACAGGCGCAGTGGTCATTGCTCGCTGTTTCAGTATTAGGGGTTGTTGGTACAGCTATCGCTTTGATGATCTTTAATACATTGGTTCAACTTACCTCCCCGGTTTTTACCTCCACAGTAACCTATTTTATCCCCATAGTTGCCATAATTTGGGGACTATGGGATGGAGAAAATTTGTATTTAATGCATTACATAGGAATGGTTGGAATCCTGGCTGGTGTTTACCTGGTTAATAAAAAGCCCAAAATAGGTTAA
- the dusB gene encoding tRNA dihydrouridine synthase DusB codes for MIKIGSLELEGFPLLLAPMEDVSDPPFRAVCKENGADVMYTEFISSEGLIRDAAKSVEKLDIYDYERPIGIQIFGDKIESMREAAAIAEEADPDIIDINYGCPVKKVACKGAGAGILLDIPKMQSMTEEIVKRVNKPVTVKTRLGWDENSIKIVEVAKRLQDVGIQALSIHGRTRKQMYKGVADWSHIAEVKNHPDIHIPIFGNGDIDSPQKALEYKNKYGVDGVMIGRAAIGYPWIFNEIKHFMKTGELLDPPSLEERVRITKQHLEFSLEWKGDKKGLFEMRRHYTNYFRGIPNFKPFRQLLVESNDPQEVFKTLDRIAEEFADAVPIV; via the coding sequence TTGATAAAGATAGGATCATTAGAATTAGAGGGCTTTCCTCTATTATTAGCCCCAATGGAAGACGTTAGTGACCCGCCATTTCGAGCAGTTTGTAAAGAAAATGGTGCAGATGTCATGTATACGGAATTTATTTCTTCTGAAGGATTAATTCGGGATGCTGCTAAAAGTGTCGAAAAGCTGGATATTTATGATTACGAAAGGCCAATAGGTATTCAGATTTTCGGTGATAAGATAGAATCGATGAGAGAGGCTGCAGCAATCGCTGAGGAAGCAGACCCGGATATTATTGATATTAATTATGGCTGTCCTGTAAAAAAGGTGGCTTGTAAAGGAGCCGGGGCTGGCATTTTACTGGATATTCCAAAAATGCAGTCCATGACAGAGGAAATTGTCAAGCGTGTTAATAAACCTGTTACAGTAAAAACCCGGCTGGGATGGGATGAAAATTCAATTAAGATCGTTGAGGTTGCAAAACGGCTTCAGGACGTAGGTATTCAGGCTCTTTCCATTCATGGACGTACAAGAAAGCAGATGTACAAAGGTGTTGCTGATTGGTCACATATCGCAGAGGTTAAAAACCATCCGGATATTCACATCCCTATTTTTGGAAACGGTGATATTGATTCGCCTCAAAAGGCATTAGAATACAAGAATAAATACGGGGTTGATGGTGTTATGATCGGTCGGGCAGCCATTGGCTACCCTTGGATTTTCAATGAAATAAAACACTTCATGAAAACAGGTGAGCTTCTCGACCCTCCTTCGCTAGAAGAACGGGTCAGGATCACGAAACAACATCTTGAATTTTCCCTTGAATGGAAAGGAGATAAAAAGGGACTTTTTGAGATGAGAAGACACTATACTAATTATTTCAGGGGAATCCCCAACTTCAAACCTTTCCGACAATTACTTGTTGAATCTAACGATCCTCAAGAAGTATTTAAGACCCTGGATCGAATCGCTGAGGAGTTTGCCGATGCAGTTCCGATAGTTTGA
- a CDS encoding CPBP family intramembrane glutamic endopeptidase, which produces MNYLENENTDNKVISPLKYFFDFFTLLCFVIAGMLLIGPIIGIILVGIYSIIASIDAQTIMEGIIAGDLSDTPKTILMLIQAGAALGAFVIAPWFFIRFFEKKKLRSYWKFDINLPLALLLTGVIVIVFMIVDSIIIEWNQNVEFPAFLEGFENWARQKENELADMTTLLTTFDSFSEFLLAFIVIAVLAAIGEEIVFRGLMQNQLSRLFGNPHVGIFIAAFIFSAIHLQFYGFFPRFLLGLLFGYLYYWSGTLWVPVVAHLVNNGFTLIMVYLYQQEITEANIAETKSAPWVAVIISFVVLAALLKYFRERFYLSKTE; this is translated from the coding sequence ATGAATTATCTGGAAAACGAAAATACTGACAATAAGGTTATTTCTCCACTGAAGTACTTTTTTGATTTTTTTACATTGCTTTGTTTTGTTATAGCAGGAATGCTGTTAATCGGCCCTATCATTGGAATAATTCTGGTAGGTATTTATTCTATTATTGCTAGTATTGATGCCCAAACTATCATGGAGGGCATCATAGCCGGTGATCTCAGCGATACGCCCAAAACTATTCTCATGCTTATTCAGGCAGGAGCAGCCTTAGGAGCTTTTGTGATCGCTCCATGGTTTTTTATCCGGTTTTTTGAAAAGAAAAAACTTAGATCCTACTGGAAATTTGATATAAACCTCCCTTTGGCACTCTTGCTGACAGGAGTAATAGTAATAGTTTTTATGATCGTTGATTCTATAATAATTGAATGGAATCAAAATGTAGAATTCCCTGCTTTCCTGGAAGGATTTGAAAACTGGGCAAGACAAAAAGAAAATGAACTGGCAGATATGACAACTCTGCTGACAACGTTCGACTCATTTAGTGAATTCTTACTTGCATTTATAGTTATCGCTGTACTGGCAGCCATTGGAGAAGAAATCGTTTTCAGGGGATTAATGCAAAATCAGTTGAGCAGACTATTTGGAAACCCCCATGTAGGAATCTTTATTGCTGCTTTTATATTTTCAGCAATACATTTACAGTTTTACGGATTTTTTCCCCGCTTTTTACTCGGACTTTTATTCGGGTATCTATATTATTGGAGTGGCACATTATGGGTTCCGGTGGTTGCGCACCTTGTTAATAACGGCTTTACTTTAATAATGGTCTATTTATATCAACAGGAAATTACTGAGGCAAATATTGCAGAAACAAAATCAGCCCCATGGGTAGCTGTGATAATATCTTTTGTCGTCCTTGCAGCCCTGCTTAAATATTTCAGAGAAAGATTTTACTTATCAAAAACTGAATAA
- a CDS encoding phosphatidate cytidylyltransferase: MTQILNKYSNLTQRVIVALIGGIGLIAAIIYSPYTFFLVFFFICMFSMLEFYKLVGLDGYIPLKSFGTFIGLFLFTSSFLVGMNIVSSTIFFMVVPLGSMIFFIKLYKKGEKKPFTNIAFTFLGVLYVGLPFALLNLGVIRDGNYSWQIILGILIMHWANDSGAYFAGTKFGKTKLFERVSPKKSWEGSIGGTLTTLIVAFVLGEYFTDLRHWEWLVMSAIVVIAGTYGDLIESLLKRSMEIKDSGTILPGHGGFLDRFDGLLLSAPFIAAFLRII; the protein is encoded by the coding sequence ATGACCCAAATTCTAAATAAATATAGCAACCTGACTCAACGAGTGATTGTTGCTTTAATCGGTGGGATTGGATTGATAGCAGCTATAATTTATTCTCCCTACACATTTTTTCTTGTGTTTTTCTTTATATGCATGTTCTCAATGCTAGAATTTTATAAGCTCGTAGGGCTTGATGGTTATATTCCATTAAAATCATTCGGAACTTTTATAGGTTTATTTTTATTTACTTCAAGCTTTTTGGTAGGCATGAACATAGTTTCTTCAACCATATTTTTTATGGTTGTGCCATTGGGAAGCATGATATTTTTTATCAAACTTTATAAAAAAGGAGAAAAAAAACCGTTCACTAATATAGCATTTACGTTTCTAGGAGTTCTCTATGTAGGACTGCCATTTGCGTTGTTAAACCTGGGAGTGATCAGAGACGGCAATTATAGCTGGCAGATCATCTTAGGTATTTTAATTATGCACTGGGCTAATGACTCCGGGGCGTATTTTGCAGGAACAAAATTTGGAAAGACAAAATTATTCGAAAGGGTGTCGCCAAAAAAATCATGGGAGGGAAGTATCGGAGGAACATTGACTACGTTAATAGTAGCATTTGTTTTAGGCGAATACTTTACAGACCTTCGCCATTGGGAGTGGCTTGTAATGTCTGCTATAGTAGTTATTGCAGGTACTTACGGAGATTTAATCGAATCCTTATTAAAAAGGAGTATGGAGATTAAAGACTCCGGAACTATTCTTCCAGGCCATGGAGGCTTCCTTGACAGGTTTGACGGATTATTACTTTCAGCCCCTTTTATCGCTGCTTTTTTAAGAATAATTTAA
- a CDS encoding Glu/Leu/Phe/Val family dehydrogenase, giving the protein MGYIEPAPIKDKENPFESMMSRFNIAADALGLDEEVYNVLKSPAKQVTVSLPITMDDGSIKVFEGHRVVHSNILGPSKGGVRYDMDVTIDEVKALAAWMTWKCAVVDIPYGGAKGGIKCDPRSMSAGEIERLTRAFTAQMAEIFGPDRDIPAPDMGTGPREMAWLMDEYSKIQGMTVNAVVTGKPLVLGGSLGRTEATGRGVMVSALSAMGKVGLIPSQATCAIQGFGNVGSWAAKLLTERGVKVIAVSDLSGAYVNKNGLDIDECIEYRNMNNGTLEGYKNADHIPGDDILYLDVDVLVPAAKEDVITVQNVEKVKAKLIVEGANGPTSAKADAIINEKGIMVAPDILANAGGVTVSYFEWVQNRLGYKWTAERVNRRSDRIMKDAFDRVYKTSKEYNVPLRIAAYILAIDKVAKTYKYRGGF; this is encoded by the coding sequence ATGGGATACATCGAACCGGCTCCAATTAAGGACAAGGAAAATCCTTTCGAGTCGATGATGTCGCGATTTAACATAGCGGCAGATGCACTGGGACTAGACGAAGAAGTTTACAACGTATTAAAGTCACCGGCAAAACAGGTTACGGTTTCATTACCGATCACCATGGATGATGGTTCCATCAAGGTGTTTGAAGGACACAGAGTTGTGCATTCAAATATCCTTGGTCCTTCAAAAGGTGGTGTCAGGTATGATATGGATGTGACCATTGATGAGGTCAAAGCTTTGGCTGCATGGATGACATGGAAATGTGCCGTAGTGGATATTCCTTACGGTGGTGCTAAAGGAGGCATTAAATGTGACCCAAGATCTATGTCTGCAGGGGAGATCGAACGATTAACTCGTGCATTCACTGCTCAGATGGCTGAAATATTTGGTCCTGACAGAGACATTCCTGCACCAGATATGGGTACCGGACCAAGAGAAATGGCCTGGTTAATGGATGAATACTCCAAAATTCAGGGTATGACAGTAAATGCAGTCGTAACCGGAAAGCCTTTAGTTTTAGGTGGTTCTTTAGGTAGAACCGAAGCTACTGGTCGTGGAGTTATGGTATCTGCTCTTTCAGCCATGGGTAAAGTGGGATTAATTCCTTCACAAGCTACCTGTGCTATTCAGGGATTCGGTAACGTTGGTTCCTGGGCTGCCAAGTTATTAACTGAAAGAGGAGTTAAAGTAATTGCTGTAAGTGATCTTTCAGGAGCATATGTTAACAAAAACGGTTTAGATATCGACGAATGTATCGAATACCGTAATATGAATAACGGAACACTTGAAGGATATAAAAATGCAGATCACATTCCTGGAGACGATATTTTATATCTCGATGTAGATGTTCTTGTACCTGCTGCAAAGGAAGATGTTATTACTGTTCAGAATGTAGAAAAGGTAAAAGCTAAGTTAATTGTAGAAGGTGCTAACGGCCCGACTTCTGCAAAAGCTGATGCGATAATCAATGAAAAAGGCATCATGGTAGCTCCTGATATTCTTGCTAATGCAGGAGGAGTAACCGTATCTTATTTCGAGTGGGTGCAAAACCGACTTGGCTACAAGTGGACTGCGGAAAGAGTTAACCGTAGATCTGACAGAATAATGAAGGATGCTTTTGACAGAGTATACAAAACCTCTAAAGAATATAATGTTCCACTAAGGATCGCTGCTTATATTTTGGCTATTGACAAAGTAGCTAAAACGTATAAGTATCGTGGAGGTTTTTAA